A genomic stretch from Halopiger aswanensis includes:
- a CDS encoding PH domain-containing protein, whose protein sequence is MARSTPDWLHLTADEAVVWESRPHPITMGAGVPIAVLVAVVGTALIIMDLTSTDGAGLTALLGALLGLGGAGVALVRYAVWTNTRYVITSEELYKKRGIVSRDVTQFRIDRIQNTTLEQDMLGRLLGYGDLTIYTAGSGDPELTFERTPRPERANGALNDQLGELVETKRTQRRQPT, encoded by the coding sequence ATGGCCCGCTCGACGCCCGACTGGCTCCATCTCACGGCCGACGAAGCCGTCGTCTGGGAGAGTCGTCCCCACCCGATCACGATGGGTGCCGGAGTGCCGATCGCCGTCCTGGTCGCCGTCGTCGGCACGGCGCTCATCATTATGGACCTTACAAGCACCGACGGCGCGGGGCTCACCGCGCTGCTCGGCGCCCTCCTCGGCCTCGGCGGTGCCGGCGTCGCGCTCGTCCGCTACGCCGTCTGGACGAACACCCGCTACGTGATCACCTCCGAGGAACTGTACAAGAAACGCGGCATCGTCTCGCGAGACGTCACTCAGTTTCGGATCGACCGCATCCAGAACACGACCCTCGAGCAGGACATGCTCGGGCGGCTGCTGGGGTACGGCGACCTGACGATCTACACCGCGGGCTCGGGCGACCCCGAACTCACCTTCGAGCGCACGCCCCGCCCCGAGCGGGCCAACGGCGCTCTCAACGACCAACTCGGGGAACTGGTCGAGACGAAGCGAACGCAGCGACGGCAGCCGACCTGA